One Salvelinus fontinalis isolate EN_2023a chromosome 11, ASM2944872v1, whole genome shotgun sequence DNA window includes the following coding sequences:
- the LOC129865358 gene encoding diacylglycerol kinase iota-like isoform X1, giving the protein MSMDPLAKPCPSQAEHNPGTFSGRLTALEAAGEDSESGCGEEEAMGGSDTFSSLVEMEVETLEEKLKGLAFRKQTSYRKAISRSGLQHLAPVHKPMAPVTNGPSKEIRTSVDWTETAVNGDHLWLETSCSGELCYLGEDTCVLKTAKSAPRRKCGACKIVVHTACIEQLDKINFRCKPTFREGGSRCLRDNMLRHHWVHRRRQEGKCRQCGKSFQQKFFHSKEIVAISCSWCKQAFHNKVTCFQLHQIEEPCSLGAHAGVIVPPSWIIKVRKPQSSFKNSTRRKKRTSFKRRTSKRGTDESKWRPFMLKPLPSPLMKPILVFVNPKSGGNQGTKVLQMFMWILNPRQVFDLSQGGLREALELYRKVPNLRILACGGDGTVGWILSALDELGMAPHPPVAVLPLGTGNDLARTLNWGGGYTDEPVSKVLCQVEDGSVVQLDRWNLQVERSPAQPEEGTQKLPLNVFNNYFSLGFDANVTLEFHESREANPEKFNSRFRNKMFYAGAAFSDFLQRSSRDLSKHVRVVCDGTDLTPKIQEQKFQCIVFLNIPRYCAGTMPWGNTGDHRDFEPQRHDDGCIEVIGFTMSSLAALQVGGHGERLHQCREVTLTTFKTIAVQVDGEPCRLAPSTLRISLRNQANMVQKSKRRTSVPLLNDIQNVCAADLRRLSAPPDSFSVPHAVPERLRLRVHRISLQDHDRLQFDKERLREISIAVGIVVVRGDCDLETCRLYIDRLQEDLHQAPSAGHRVHYQDECRGLPRPGSAHRLPPSWSFLDSTSTDRFYRIDKAQEHLHYVTEICQEEVFILDHDGLAGGQATAMPDLVVEPNSGSPLTSEEQALLTAASSGDLTTLSGSFFRGTSLLVRDSTGCSALHLASQHGHTEVVRFILEHGSKVLLDLTNRETGDTALHKAASRKHHAVCRLLMDSGASLIKTNFKGKTPVEQARDAGDQELASYLTSKQLPTTVSHEDLETAV; this is encoded by the exons GAAAGCCATCTCGCGGTCGGGTCTCCAGCACTTGGCCCCGGTCCACAAACCCATGGCCCCCGTCACTAACGGACCTTCCAAGGAGATACGCACGTCCGTTGACTGGaca gAGACTGCTGTGAACGGAGACCACCTGTGGCTGGAGACCAGTTGTTCTGGAGAGCTGTGCTACCTGGGAGAAGACACCTGTGTACTGAAGACTGCA AAGTCTGCCCCCAGGAGGAAGTGTGGAGCATGTAAGATCGTAGTCCACACCGCCTGCATCGAGCAGCTcgacaag attAACTTCCGCTGTAAACCAACGTTTAGAGAAGGAGGCTCTCGCTGCCTCAGAGAT AATATGTTGAGGCACCACTGGGTGCACCGGCGCCGCCAAGAGGGGAAATGCAGACAGTGTGGGAAG AGCTTCCAGCAGAAGTTCTTCCACAGTAAAGAGATTGTGGCCATCAGCTGCTCCTGGTGCAAACAAGCT TTCCATAACAAGGTGACGTGTTTCCAGCTACATCAGATTGAGGAGCCCTGTTCTCTGGGGGCTCACGCCGGGGTCATCGTCCCCCCCTCCTGGATCATCAAAGTCAGGAAGCCACAG aGCTCGTTCAAAAACTCTACTAGGAGGAAAAAACGCACATCATTCAAAAGAAGGACCAGTAAGAGAGGAACTGAC GAGTCAAAGTGGCGTCCGTTCATGCTGaagccccttccctcccctctgatGAAACCTATTCTAGTCTTTGTCAACCCCAAGAGTGGAGGCAACCAG GGTACCAAGGTGTTACAGATGTTTATGTGGATCCTGAACCCTCGCCAGGTGTTTGATCTCTCCCAGGGAGGGCTCAGAGAGGC GTTGGAGTTGTACAGGAAAGTGCCAAACCTGCGTATTCTGGCCTGTGGTGGAGACGGGACG GTGGGGTGGATCCTGTCAGCGCTGGATGAATTAGGAATGGCCCCCCATCCACCTGTAGCTGTACTTCCTCTGGGGACAGGAAATGACCTCGCCAGAACCCTCAACTGGGGAGGG ggtTATACAGACGAGCCGGTGTCCAAGGTACTGTGTCAGGTGGAGGACGGCTCTGTGGTGCAGCTAGACAGATGGAACCTTCAGGTGGAGAGAAGCCCCGCCCAGCCGGAGGAGGGCACACAGAAG CTCCCACTGAATGTGTTCAACAACTACTTCAGCCTGGGCTTCGATGCCAACGTCACACTGGAGTTCCACGAATCCAGGG AAGCCAACCCTGAGAAATTCAACAGCCGCTTCCGCAACAAGATGTTCTATGCAGGG GCTGCAttctctgacttcctccagaGGAGCTCCAGGGATTTGTCTAAACACGTCAGAGTGGTG TGTGACGGGACGGATCTCACTCCTAAGATCCAGGAGCAGAAGTTCCAGTGCATCGTCTTCTTAAACATCCCCAG gtactgTGCAGGCACCATGCCATGGGGGAACACAGGAGACCACCGGGACTTTGAGCCTCAGCGCCATGACGATGGCTGTATTGAAGTCATCGGCTTCACCATGTCCTccctt GCGGCACTGCAGGTAGGAGGTCATGGTGAGAGGCTGCACCAGTGTAGAGAGGTGACTCTGACCACCTTTAAGACCATCGCTGTACAG GTGGATGGAGAGCCGTGTCGCTTGGCCCCCTCAACCCTCCGGATCTCCCTACGCAACCAGGCCAACATGGTACAGAAGAGCAAGAGACGCACCTCAGTACCCCTGCTCAATGA TATTCAGAACGTGTGTGCAGCCGACCTGCGCCGCCTCTCTGCTCCCCCTGACTCCTTCTCTGT CCCCCATGCTGTCCCCGAGCGCCTCCGCCTCAGAGTCCACCGTATCAGCCTGCAGGACCACGACAGACTGCAGTTCGACAAGGAACGACTCCGAGagatct CGATCGCTGTGGGGATTGTGGTGGTGAGAGGCGACTGTGACCTGGAGACCTGCAGACTCTACATAGACAGGCTACAggag GATCTTCATCAGGCTCCATCTGCTGGCCACCGAGTGCATTACCAG GATGAGTGTCGAGGTCTACCGCGACCTGGCTCCGCCCACAGGCTGCCCCCCAGCTGGAGCTTCCTGGACT CTACGTCTACGGACCGTTTCTACCGTATAGACAAGGCCCAGGAGCACCTGCACTATGTGACCGAAATCTGCCAGGAAGAGGTGTTTATCCTGGACCACGATGGACTAGCGGGGGGACAGGCCACAGCCATGCCTGACCTGGTGGTGGAGCCCAACTctgg GAGCCCGCTGACGTCTGAGGAACAAG cACTGCTGACGGCTGCCTCCTCTGGGGACCTGACTACG TTGTCGGGCAGCTTCTTTCGCGGGACCAGCCTCCTGGTGAGGGATTCTACTGGTTGTAGTGCACTACACCTGGCCTCTCAGCACGGACACACTGAAGTGGTCCGCTTCATACTGGAGcacg ggtCAAAGGTGCTCCTGGATTTAACCAACAGAGAAAC aggaGATACTGCCTTGCACAAAGCGGCCTCTCGGAAGCATCACGCCGTGTGTCGTCTTCTCATGGACTCCGGAGCTTCCCTCATCAAGACCAACTTCAAG GGTAAGACCCCAGTAGAGCAAGCTCGTGATGCGGGGGACCAAGAGCTGGCCTCCTACCTGACCAGCAAACAGCTCCCTACCACTGTCTCCCACGAAGATCTAGAGACtgctgtatga